A single Drosophila miranda strain MSH22 chromosome XR, D.miranda_PacBio2.1, whole genome shotgun sequence DNA region contains:
- the LOC108153024 gene encoding protein PBDC1 — MEMMHGASMLSRPAEEFGNDSMVEEMWAAKALEHAEVHFNLLTSVHPSQLRLTPYDDQIYETFRQDFPDLKVGLLTDDVLKSAVGKLKWREFAEKFNKMDDYSYGTLMRADASKEFSSDNSIFVFRVQFLAIEIARNREGLNDEVHAKHKPAKKTTQEDRTETQ; from the exons ATGGAGATGATG CACGGAGCTTCGATGCTGTCCAGGCCAGCAGAGGAGTTTGGCAACGATTCGATGGTGGAGGAAATGTGGGCCGCTAAAGCTCTGGAACACGCCGAGGTTCATTTCAAT CTTCTTACCAGTGTCCATCCCTCTCAGCTACGTCTGACGCCCTATGACGATCAGATCTATGAAACCTTTCGTCAGGACTTTCCCGATCTCAAAGTGGGTCTGCTCACAGATGACGTACTAAAGTCCGCTGTAGGGAAGCTAAAGTGGCGTGAATTCGCCGAGAAATTCAACAAAATGGATGACTACTCCTATGGGACCCTAATGAGAGCCGATGCCAGCAAAGAGTTTAGCTCGGACAATTCCATTTTTGTGTTTCGCGTACAGTTCCTGGCCATAGAGATAGCCCGCAATCGGGAGGGACTCAACGACGAGGTTCACGCGAAACATAAGCCTGCCAAGAAGACCACCCAAGAGGACAGGACAGAAACCCAGTGA
- the LOC108153022 gene encoding nuclear hormone receptor HR78 isoform X1 → MDGVKVEAFIKAEEPRAMPLIGSGSGAAAAAAAAAAAAASLSVELCLVCGDRASGRHYGAISCEGCKGFFKRSIRKQLGYQCRGAMNCEVTKHHRNRCQFCRLQKCLASGMRSDSVQHERKPIVDRKESLNASVGGGSSTSGSGGTSSSYISSKSGYQQARGKQHTVKADTAATPPVPSNAATPFGLNDNLFGLNFAELTQTLMFATQQQQQQQQQQQQQQQQSGSYSPDLPKAEVEDDDDDSMDNSSTLCLQLLANSASNNNSQHLNFNAGEPTTTLPTTATLGLIKSSLDMRVINKGLQLLQPIQHQLERIGGQGTSLSVKPECDSEAEDSGTEDAVDPELEHMDLDFDFCNRSDLMINEAVFDQELFTDAQCTFHVQPPTLVHSYLNIHYVCETGSRIIFLTIHTLRKVPVFEQLDSHSQVKLLRSAWPALMAVALAQCQGQLSASTIIAQFIQSIRQLADIDKSEPLKISKMAHLTRALHDFVQELQSQEVTDMEFGLLRLILLFNPSLLQQRKERQLRGYVRRVQLYALTSLRRQGGVGGEERFNCLVARLLPLSSLDAEAMEELFFANLVGQMQMEALIPFILMTSNSIGL, encoded by the exons ATGGACGGCGTTAAGGTTGAGGCATTCATTAAAGCTGAAG AACCCCGAGCGATGCCTTTGATTGGAAGTGGCAGTGGAGCAgcggctgctgcagctgctgcggccGCCGCGGCGGCCTCCCTCAGCGTGGAGCTGTGTCTGGTTTGCGGGGACCGTGCCTCGGGCCGCCACTACGGGGCCATTAGCTGCGAGGGCTGCAAGGGCTTCTTCAAGCGATCCATACGCAAGCAGCTGGGCTATCAGTGTCGCGGGGCAATGAACTGCGAGGTGACCAAGCACCATCGGAATCGTTGCCAGTTCTGTCGGCTGCAAAAGTGCTTGGCCAGCGGCATGCGAAGTGATT CCGTTCAGCATGAGAGGAAACCGATTGTGGACAGGAAAGAGAGCCTGAATGCCTCTGTTGGCGGGGGCTCCTCCACATCGGGCAGCGGAGGGACATCCTCCAGCTATATATCCAGCAAGTCTGGCTACCAGCAGGCACGTGGCAAGCAGCACACTGTCAAGGCCGATACCGCGGCCACACCCCCCGTACCGAGTAATGCAGCAACGCCTTTCGGCCTGAATGACAATCTGTTTGGCCTGAATTTTGCCGAACTGACGCAGACGTTGA TGTTTGCcacccaacagcagcagcagcaacaacagcaacaacaacagcagcagcaacagagtGGAAGCTATTCGCCAGACCTGCCCAAGGCAGAGGTAGaagacgatgacgacgactcGATGGACAATAGCAGCACCTTGTGCCTGCAACTCTTGGCCAACAGTGCCAGCAACAATAACTCCCAGCACCTGAACTTCAATGCAGGGGAGCCGACAACGACACTTCCCACCACCGCCACACTGGGCCTGATCAAGAGCTCCCTGGATATGCGGGTGATCAACAAGGgtctgcagctgctgcagccCATCCAGCATCAGTTGGAGCGCATTGGGGGCCAGGGAACAAGCCTCAGTGTGAAGCCCGAATGCGATTCGGAGGCCGAGGACAGTGGCACCGAAGATGCCGTCGATCCCGAGCTGGAGCACATGGACCTGGACTTTGACTTCTGCAATCGCAGCGATCTTATGATAAATGAAGCGGTCTTCGATCAGGAGCTGTTCACCGATGCCCAGTGCACCTTCCATGTGCAGCCGCCGACCTTGGTGCACTCCTATCTGAATATACACTATGTGTGCGAGACTGGATCTCGCATCATCTTCCTCACAATTCACACGCTGCGGAAGGTGCCCGTCTTCGAGCAGCTCGATTCACACAGCCAGGTAAAGCTGCTGCGCAGCGCCTGGCCAGCTTTGATGGCCGTGGCCTTGGCCCAGTGCCAGGGTCAGCTGTCTGCCTCCACCATAATTGCTCAGTTCATCCAGAGCATTCGGCAGTTGGCGGACATTGATAAGTCAGAGCCGCTAAAGATATCCAAAATGGCCCATCTCACTCGCGCCCTGCACGACTTTGTCCAGGAGCTGCAGAGCCAGGAGGTGACAGACATGGAGTTTGGACTGCTCAGACTTATCCTGCTCTTCAATCCCtcgctgctgcagcagcgCAAGGAGCGACAACTGCGTGGCTATGTGAGGCGCGTTCAGTTGTATGCTTTGACCAGTTTGCGTCGCCAGGGCGGCGTCGGTGGGGAGGAGCGCTTCAATTGCCTGGTTGCCCGCCTGCTGCCGCTAAGCAGCCTCGACGCCGAGGCCATGGAGGAGCTATTTTTCGCCAATCTAGTGGGACAGATGCAGATGGAGGCCCTGATTCCATTCATCCTGAtgaccagcaacagcatcggACTCTAG
- the LOC108153022 gene encoding nuclear hormone receptor HR78 isoform X2: MDGVKVEAFIKAEEPRAMPLIGSGSGAAAAAAAAAAAAASLSVELCLVCGDRASGRHYGAISCEGCKGFFKRSIRKQLGYQCRGAMNCEVTKHHRNRCQFCRLQKCLASGMRTVQHERKPIVDRKESLNASVGGGSSTSGSGGTSSSYISSKSGYQQARGKQHTVKADTAATPPVPSNAATPFGLNDNLFGLNFAELTQTLMFATQQQQQQQQQQQQQQQQSGSYSPDLPKAEVEDDDDDSMDNSSTLCLQLLANSASNNNSQHLNFNAGEPTTTLPTTATLGLIKSSLDMRVINKGLQLLQPIQHQLERIGGQGTSLSVKPECDSEAEDSGTEDAVDPELEHMDLDFDFCNRSDLMINEAVFDQELFTDAQCTFHVQPPTLVHSYLNIHYVCETGSRIIFLTIHTLRKVPVFEQLDSHSQVKLLRSAWPALMAVALAQCQGQLSASTIIAQFIQSIRQLADIDKSEPLKISKMAHLTRALHDFVQELQSQEVTDMEFGLLRLILLFNPSLLQQRKERQLRGYVRRVQLYALTSLRRQGGVGGEERFNCLVARLLPLSSLDAEAMEELFFANLVGQMQMEALIPFILMTSNSIGL; this comes from the exons ATGGACGGCGTTAAGGTTGAGGCATTCATTAAAGCTGAAG AACCCCGAGCGATGCCTTTGATTGGAAGTGGCAGTGGAGCAgcggctgctgcagctgctgcggccGCCGCGGCGGCCTCCCTCAGCGTGGAGCTGTGTCTGGTTTGCGGGGACCGTGCCTCGGGCCGCCACTACGGGGCCATTAGCTGCGAGGGCTGCAAGGGCTTCTTCAAGCGATCCATACGCAAGCAGCTGGGCTATCAGTGTCGCGGGGCAATGAACTGCGAGGTGACCAAGCACCATCGGAATCGTTGCCAGTTCTGTCGGCTGCAAAAGTGCTTGGCCAGCGGCATGCGAA CCGTTCAGCATGAGAGGAAACCGATTGTGGACAGGAAAGAGAGCCTGAATGCCTCTGTTGGCGGGGGCTCCTCCACATCGGGCAGCGGAGGGACATCCTCCAGCTATATATCCAGCAAGTCTGGCTACCAGCAGGCACGTGGCAAGCAGCACACTGTCAAGGCCGATACCGCGGCCACACCCCCCGTACCGAGTAATGCAGCAACGCCTTTCGGCCTGAATGACAATCTGTTTGGCCTGAATTTTGCCGAACTGACGCAGACGTTGA TGTTTGCcacccaacagcagcagcagcaacaacagcaacaacaacagcagcagcaacagagtGGAAGCTATTCGCCAGACCTGCCCAAGGCAGAGGTAGaagacgatgacgacgactcGATGGACAATAGCAGCACCTTGTGCCTGCAACTCTTGGCCAACAGTGCCAGCAACAATAACTCCCAGCACCTGAACTTCAATGCAGGGGAGCCGACAACGACACTTCCCACCACCGCCACACTGGGCCTGATCAAGAGCTCCCTGGATATGCGGGTGATCAACAAGGgtctgcagctgctgcagccCATCCAGCATCAGTTGGAGCGCATTGGGGGCCAGGGAACAAGCCTCAGTGTGAAGCCCGAATGCGATTCGGAGGCCGAGGACAGTGGCACCGAAGATGCCGTCGATCCCGAGCTGGAGCACATGGACCTGGACTTTGACTTCTGCAATCGCAGCGATCTTATGATAAATGAAGCGGTCTTCGATCAGGAGCTGTTCACCGATGCCCAGTGCACCTTCCATGTGCAGCCGCCGACCTTGGTGCACTCCTATCTGAATATACACTATGTGTGCGAGACTGGATCTCGCATCATCTTCCTCACAATTCACACGCTGCGGAAGGTGCCCGTCTTCGAGCAGCTCGATTCACACAGCCAGGTAAAGCTGCTGCGCAGCGCCTGGCCAGCTTTGATGGCCGTGGCCTTGGCCCAGTGCCAGGGTCAGCTGTCTGCCTCCACCATAATTGCTCAGTTCATCCAGAGCATTCGGCAGTTGGCGGACATTGATAAGTCAGAGCCGCTAAAGATATCCAAAATGGCCCATCTCACTCGCGCCCTGCACGACTTTGTCCAGGAGCTGCAGAGCCAGGAGGTGACAGACATGGAGTTTGGACTGCTCAGACTTATCCTGCTCTTCAATCCCtcgctgctgcagcagcgCAAGGAGCGACAACTGCGTGGCTATGTGAGGCGCGTTCAGTTGTATGCTTTGACCAGTTTGCGTCGCCAGGGCGGCGTCGGTGGGGAGGAGCGCTTCAATTGCCTGGTTGCCCGCCTGCTGCCGCTAAGCAGCCTCGACGCCGAGGCCATGGAGGAGCTATTTTTCGCCAATCTAGTGGGACAGATGCAGATGGAGGCCCTGATTCCATTCATCCTGAtgaccagcaacagcatcggACTCTAG
- the LOC108151783 gene encoding Golgi apparatus protein 1 isoform X2 — protein sequence MKHLLLVLLAAAVAAAGDSSRHRRVAIDVDNKNVGAKEMHSIIDLPDCQDLKKFCTHQKSTDNLSMLECALTFSSSQLEALPETCQHALWMQQRQLQLPAWIENTLLPTYCPEERAKLETCLNSVYMWNCLEEQRLQLSQSNTCQQHLRSAYNALGHDYTNVDEFYVACSSLVEHHKCGRLNVEHLPSLLSQLGTVQCLRSTAQKSTIEPTCMSAMNAIELQRGMLELFRICSEDLASLCSQEQSGTPGAYKCLVRHKSHPSMTANCASQISKRDQQMGRDYRVSHGLAKACKDDIKLYHCRRGVSEDKHVRLAQILLCLETVSKNGTKLAPSCLVELTDHRRMLMTDYQLSPELLSDCADDIPKFCPEEHKAQLVNGLSGTGGEIIHCLLEHVKARRPQRRVTAQCQRALESLIKVSDAGEDWRVDPVLRRACKPVVDVACKDVEGGEARVMTCLVERIGTPSMLPECEQALLIIEYFVARDFKLDPQLYKHCRDDAVKYCRAKRQWDDVQNVQMDPERGPMILPCLHRMAFSEDEQQTLRKDCFKEVKRVMRQRAMSMDLIPEVEDYCLNDLSLFCAECVEKGSEMECLQKNMDQLQPECKTVVVKYTEEEAAHVELNPVIMNVCGEAMQQHCSAILKSGKDNGDMMDCLIAHKNDADLRKDLRCRAAIEHFQIISLKNFHFTTKFKEACRPFVQRFCSSSITKNDVVGCLSEVMRNDTIKAQRHQIPKECRHQVKSQLYQQRESIQLDPKLANACKRELEEFCGDQKGPGQALECLIKKTPSLGKTCHHAIFMIKKSELGDSGTDYTLLNTCKEMIYKFCPSTDSAKLLDCLKTYKDDTQFDQRCHLVVVNRMIEQNTDFRFNPSLQSACGKNIDSYCSHIVASALPNEELNGKVIHCLKDKFRQSALDEPCAQEMIKILQEQALNYKLNPLLQVFCKSEIQELCKANMDADEHGQVAECLKTAFLQKQIINRQCQMEVATLIAEAKADIHVDPILETACTVDLLRYCSKVSSGNGRKLNCLRTLLKDTPNSLDTDCREKLQRRIEMFHNADDTLALPPEDMQQLVQQVVASPARKFFLVILMSVTGLIFLTGIFLGRATKRAMGLKNK from the exons ATGAAACACTTGCTACTGGTGCTGTTGGCGgcggcagtagcagcagccgGCGATTCGTCCCGCCATCGCCGCGTCGCCATTGACGTGGACAATAAGAATGTGGGGGCCAAGGAAATGCACAGCATCATCGATTTGCCAGATTGCCAGGATTTGAAGAAATTCTGCACCCACCAGAAGTCCACCGACAATCTGTCCATGCTGGAGTGTGCCCTCACGTTCAGTTCCAGCCAACTGGAGGCTCTTCCCGAAACCTGCCAGCACGCCCTTTGGatgcagcagcggcagctgcAGCTTCCCGCATGGATAGAAAACACACTCCTGCCCACATACTGTCCAGAGGAGCGGGCAAAGCTCGAGACCTGCCTGAACTCTGTGTACATGTGGAACTGCCTGGAGGAGCAGCGCCTGCAGCTCTCGCAGAGCAACACGTGCCAGCAGCATCTCCGGAGTGCCTACAATGCCCTGGGCCACGACTACACCAACGTGGATGAGTTCTACGTGGCCTGCAGCAGCCTCGTGGAACACCACAAATGCGGCCGCCTGAATGTCGAGCACCTGCCGTCGCTTCTGTCCCAGCTTGGAACGGTGCAGTGCCTCCGGTCGACTGCCCAGAAGTCCACCATTGAGCCCACTTGCATGTCCGCCATGAATGCCATCGAACTGCAGCGCGGAATGCTCGAATTGTTCAGGATCTGCTCGGAGGACCTCGCTTCGCTCTGTTCACAG GAGCAATCCGGAACGCCGGGGGCGTACAAGTGCCTGGTGCGGCACAAGAGCCATCCATCGATGACGGCTAACTGCGCGTCGCAGATCTCAAAGCGGGATCAGCAGATGGGCCGCGACTACCGCGTCTCGCACGGCCTGGCCAAGGCCTGCAAGGATGACATCAAGCTGTATCACTGTCGCCGCGGTGTATCCGAGGATAAGCATGTGCGCCTGGCCCAGATTCTGCTTTGTCTGGAGACTGTATCGAAGAACGGCACCAAGCTCGCGCCTTCCTGTCTGGTGGAGCTGACCGACCACCGCCGCATGCTGATGACAGACTACCAGCTGTCGCCGGAGCTGCTGAGTGACTGTGCCGACGACATACCCAAGTTCTGCCCGGAAGAGCACAAGGCCCAGCTGGTGAATGGCCTGTCCGGCACTGGCGGAGAGATTATCCACTGCCTGCTGGAGCATGTGAAGGCCAGGCGACCGCAGAGGCGCGTCACGGCCCAATGTCAGCGCGCATTGGAGTCTTTGATCAAGGTCAGCGATGCCGGCGAGGATTGGCGTGTGGACCCCGTGCTGAGGCGTGCCTGCAAGCCGGTGGTGGACGTGGCCTGCAAGGATGTGGAGGGGGGAGAAGCCCGGGTCATGACATGCCTCGTCGAACGCATCGGCACTCCCTCGATGCTGCCGGAGTGCGAGCAGGCCCTTCTCATCATCGAATACTTTGTGGCGCGCGACTTTAAGCTGGATCCGCAGCTGTACAAGCACTGCCGCGACGATGCCGTCAAGTATTGCCGGGCCAAGCGGCAGTGGGACGATGTACAGAATGTGCAAATGGATCCGGAGCGGGGCCCAATGATTCTGCCCTGTCTGCATCGCATGGCCTTCAGCGAGGACGAGCAGCAGACGCTGCGGAAGGACTGCTTCAAGGAGGTCAAGCGGGTGATGCGCCAGCGAGCCATGTCCATGGACCTCATACCCGAGGTGGAGGACTATTGCCTGAACGATCTTTCGCTCTTCTGTGCGGAGTGCGTGGAGAAGGGCAGCGAAATGGAGTGCCTGCAGAAGAACATGGACCAGCTGCAGCCGGAGTGCAAAACGGTTGTGGTCAAATACACCGAGGAGGAAGCAGCTCATGTCGAACTGAATCCCGTCATAATGAACGTCTGCGGCGAGGCCATGCAGCAGCACTGCTCGGCCATTCTCAAGAGCGGCAAGGATAATG GCGACATGATGGACTGCCTTATAGCGCACAAAAACGACGCCGATCTGCGCAAAGATCTGCGCTGCCGCGCCGCCATCGAACACTTTCAGATAATCTCGCTGAAGAATTTTCATTTCACCACCAAATTCAAGGAGGCCTGCCGTCCATTTGTTCAGCGCTTCTGCTCCTCCAGCATCACCAAGAACGATGTGGTCGGCTGCCTCAGTGAGGTGATGCGCAACGATACAATCAAGGCGCAGCGCCACCAGATACCCAAGGAGTGCCGCCATCAGGTGAAGTCGCAGCTGTATCAGCAGAGGGAGAGCATCCAGCTGGATCCGAAGCTAGCGAATGCCTGCAAACGGGAACTGGAAGAGTTCTGTGGGGACCAAAAGGGTCCCGGTCAG GCCTTGGAGTGCCTTATCAAGAAGACCCCCAGTTTGGGCAAGACTTGCCATCACGCCATATTCATGATCAAGAAATCAGAGCTGGGCGACAGCGGCACCGACTACACGCTCCTCAACACGTGCAAGGAAATGATCTACAAGTTCTGCCCGAGCACGGACTCCGCGAAGCTCCTGGACTGCCTCAAGACCTACAAGGATGACACGCAGTTCGACCAGCGCTGCCATCTGGTTGTGGTCAATCGCATGATCGAACAGAACACGGATTTCCGCTTTAATCCCTCGCTGCAGAGTGCCTGTGGCAAGAACATTGATAGCTACTGCTCCCATATTGTGGCCAGTGCATTGCCCAACGAGGAGCTCAATGGAAAG GTCATCCATTGCCTGAAAGATAAGTTCCGTCAATCGGCGCTGGATGAGCCCTGCGCCCAGGAGATGATCAAGATCCTGCAGGAGCAGGCTCTCAATTACAAGCTGAATCCATTGCTCCAGGTGTTTTGCAAATCGGAGATCCAGGAGCTGTGCAAGGCCAACATGGATGCTGATGAGCATGGCCAGGTGGCCGAGTGCCTGAAGACGGCCTTCCTGCAGAAGCAGATCATCAACAGGCAGTGCCAGATGGAGGTGGCCACGCTTATAGCCGAGGCCAAGGCCGATATTCATGTGGATCCCATACTGGAGACTGCGTGCACAGTGGATCTGCTGAGATATTGCTCCAAGGTCTCCAGCGGCAACGGACGCA AGCTGAATTGCCTGCGCACGCTGCTGAAGGATACGCCCAACTCCTTGGACACAGACTGCCGCGAGAAGCTGCAGCGACGCATCGAAATGTTCCACAATGCGGACGATACGCTGGCGCTGCCGCCGGAGGACATGCAACAGCTAGTGCAGCAAGTGGTCGCGTCGCCGGCGCGCAAATTCTTCCTTGTGATATTGATGAGCGTCACGGGCCTGATCTTTCTGACGGGCATCTTCCTGGGACGAGCCACCAAACGTGCAATGGGCTTAAAGAATAAATAG
- the LOC108151783 gene encoding Golgi apparatus protein 1 isoform X1: MKHLLLVLLAAAVAAAGDSSRHRRVAIDVDNKNVGAKEMHSIIDLPDCQDLKKFCTHQKSTDNLSMLECALTFSSSQLEALPETCQHALWMQQRQLQLPAWIENTLLPTYCPEERAKLETCLNSVYMWNCLEEQRLQLSQSNTCQQHLRSAYNALGHDYTNVDEFYVACSSLVEHHKCGRLNVEHLPSLLSQLGTVQCLRSTAQKSTIEPTCMSAMNAIELQRGMLELFRICSEDLASLCSQEQSGTPGAYKCLVRHKSHPSMTANCASQISKRDQQMGRDYRVSHGLAKACKDDIKLYHCRRGVSEDKHVRLAQILLCLETVSKNGTKLAPSCLVELTDHRRMLMTDYQLSPELLSDCADDIPKFCPEEHKAQLVNGLSGTGGEIIHCLLEHVKARRPQRRVTAQCQRALESLIKVSDAGEDWRVDPVLRRACKPVVDVACKDVEGGEARVMTCLVERIGTPSMLPECEQALLIIEYFVARDFKLDPQLYKHCRDDAVKYCRAKRQWDDVQNVQMDPERGPMILPCLHRMAFSEDEQQTLRKDCFKEVKRVMRQRAMSMDLIPEVEDYCLNDLSLFCAECVEKGSEMECLQKNMDQLQPECKTVVVKYTEEEAAHVELNPVIMNVCGEAMQQHCSAILKSGKDNGDMMDCLIAHKNDADLRKDLRCRAAIEHFQIISLKNFHFTTKFKEACRPFVQRFCSSSITKNDVVGCLSEVMRNDTIKAQRHQIPKECRHQVKSQLYQQRESIQLDPKLANACKRELEEFCGDQKGPGQVNKNALECLIKKTPSLGKTCHHAIFMIKKSELGDSGTDYTLLNTCKEMIYKFCPSTDSAKLLDCLKTYKDDTQFDQRCHLVVVNRMIEQNTDFRFNPSLQSACGKNIDSYCSHIVASALPNEELNGKVIHCLKDKFRQSALDEPCAQEMIKILQEQALNYKLNPLLQVFCKSEIQELCKANMDADEHGQVAECLKTAFLQKQIINRQCQMEVATLIAEAKADIHVDPILETACTVDLLRYCSKVSSGNGRKLNCLRTLLKDTPNSLDTDCREKLQRRIEMFHNADDTLALPPEDMQQLVQQVVASPARKFFLVILMSVTGLIFLTGIFLGRATKRAMGLKNK, from the exons ATGAAACACTTGCTACTGGTGCTGTTGGCGgcggcagtagcagcagccgGCGATTCGTCCCGCCATCGCCGCGTCGCCATTGACGTGGACAATAAGAATGTGGGGGCCAAGGAAATGCACAGCATCATCGATTTGCCAGATTGCCAGGATTTGAAGAAATTCTGCACCCACCAGAAGTCCACCGACAATCTGTCCATGCTGGAGTGTGCCCTCACGTTCAGTTCCAGCCAACTGGAGGCTCTTCCCGAAACCTGCCAGCACGCCCTTTGGatgcagcagcggcagctgcAGCTTCCCGCATGGATAGAAAACACACTCCTGCCCACATACTGTCCAGAGGAGCGGGCAAAGCTCGAGACCTGCCTGAACTCTGTGTACATGTGGAACTGCCTGGAGGAGCAGCGCCTGCAGCTCTCGCAGAGCAACACGTGCCAGCAGCATCTCCGGAGTGCCTACAATGCCCTGGGCCACGACTACACCAACGTGGATGAGTTCTACGTGGCCTGCAGCAGCCTCGTGGAACACCACAAATGCGGCCGCCTGAATGTCGAGCACCTGCCGTCGCTTCTGTCCCAGCTTGGAACGGTGCAGTGCCTCCGGTCGACTGCCCAGAAGTCCACCATTGAGCCCACTTGCATGTCCGCCATGAATGCCATCGAACTGCAGCGCGGAATGCTCGAATTGTTCAGGATCTGCTCGGAGGACCTCGCTTCGCTCTGTTCACAG GAGCAATCCGGAACGCCGGGGGCGTACAAGTGCCTGGTGCGGCACAAGAGCCATCCATCGATGACGGCTAACTGCGCGTCGCAGATCTCAAAGCGGGATCAGCAGATGGGCCGCGACTACCGCGTCTCGCACGGCCTGGCCAAGGCCTGCAAGGATGACATCAAGCTGTATCACTGTCGCCGCGGTGTATCCGAGGATAAGCATGTGCGCCTGGCCCAGATTCTGCTTTGTCTGGAGACTGTATCGAAGAACGGCACCAAGCTCGCGCCTTCCTGTCTGGTGGAGCTGACCGACCACCGCCGCATGCTGATGACAGACTACCAGCTGTCGCCGGAGCTGCTGAGTGACTGTGCCGACGACATACCCAAGTTCTGCCCGGAAGAGCACAAGGCCCAGCTGGTGAATGGCCTGTCCGGCACTGGCGGAGAGATTATCCACTGCCTGCTGGAGCATGTGAAGGCCAGGCGACCGCAGAGGCGCGTCACGGCCCAATGTCAGCGCGCATTGGAGTCTTTGATCAAGGTCAGCGATGCCGGCGAGGATTGGCGTGTGGACCCCGTGCTGAGGCGTGCCTGCAAGCCGGTGGTGGACGTGGCCTGCAAGGATGTGGAGGGGGGAGAAGCCCGGGTCATGACATGCCTCGTCGAACGCATCGGCACTCCCTCGATGCTGCCGGAGTGCGAGCAGGCCCTTCTCATCATCGAATACTTTGTGGCGCGCGACTTTAAGCTGGATCCGCAGCTGTACAAGCACTGCCGCGACGATGCCGTCAAGTATTGCCGGGCCAAGCGGCAGTGGGACGATGTACAGAATGTGCAAATGGATCCGGAGCGGGGCCCAATGATTCTGCCCTGTCTGCATCGCATGGCCTTCAGCGAGGACGAGCAGCAGACGCTGCGGAAGGACTGCTTCAAGGAGGTCAAGCGGGTGATGCGCCAGCGAGCCATGTCCATGGACCTCATACCCGAGGTGGAGGACTATTGCCTGAACGATCTTTCGCTCTTCTGTGCGGAGTGCGTGGAGAAGGGCAGCGAAATGGAGTGCCTGCAGAAGAACATGGACCAGCTGCAGCCGGAGTGCAAAACGGTTGTGGTCAAATACACCGAGGAGGAAGCAGCTCATGTCGAACTGAATCCCGTCATAATGAACGTCTGCGGCGAGGCCATGCAGCAGCACTGCTCGGCCATTCTCAAGAGCGGCAAGGATAATG GCGACATGATGGACTGCCTTATAGCGCACAAAAACGACGCCGATCTGCGCAAAGATCTGCGCTGCCGCGCCGCCATCGAACACTTTCAGATAATCTCGCTGAAGAATTTTCATTTCACCACCAAATTCAAGGAGGCCTGCCGTCCATTTGTTCAGCGCTTCTGCTCCTCCAGCATCACCAAGAACGATGTGGTCGGCTGCCTCAGTGAGGTGATGCGCAACGATACAATCAAGGCGCAGCGCCACCAGATACCCAAGGAGTGCCGCCATCAGGTGAAGTCGCAGCTGTATCAGCAGAGGGAGAGCATCCAGCTGGATCCGAAGCTAGCGAATGCCTGCAAACGGGAACTGGAAGAGTTCTGTGGGGACCAAAAGGGTCCCGGTCAGGTGAATAAAAAT GCCTTGGAGTGCCTTATCAAGAAGACCCCCAGTTTGGGCAAGACTTGCCATCACGCCATATTCATGATCAAGAAATCAGAGCTGGGCGACAGCGGCACCGACTACACGCTCCTCAACACGTGCAAGGAAATGATCTACAAGTTCTGCCCGAGCACGGACTCCGCGAAGCTCCTGGACTGCCTCAAGACCTACAAGGATGACACGCAGTTCGACCAGCGCTGCCATCTGGTTGTGGTCAATCGCATGATCGAACAGAACACGGATTTCCGCTTTAATCCCTCGCTGCAGAGTGCCTGTGGCAAGAACATTGATAGCTACTGCTCCCATATTGTGGCCAGTGCATTGCCCAACGAGGAGCTCAATGGAAAG GTCATCCATTGCCTGAAAGATAAGTTCCGTCAATCGGCGCTGGATGAGCCCTGCGCCCAGGAGATGATCAAGATCCTGCAGGAGCAGGCTCTCAATTACAAGCTGAATCCATTGCTCCAGGTGTTTTGCAAATCGGAGATCCAGGAGCTGTGCAAGGCCAACATGGATGCTGATGAGCATGGCCAGGTGGCCGAGTGCCTGAAGACGGCCTTCCTGCAGAAGCAGATCATCAACAGGCAGTGCCAGATGGAGGTGGCCACGCTTATAGCCGAGGCCAAGGCCGATATTCATGTGGATCCCATACTGGAGACTGCGTGCACAGTGGATCTGCTGAGATATTGCTCCAAGGTCTCCAGCGGCAACGGACGCA AGCTGAATTGCCTGCGCACGCTGCTGAAGGATACGCCCAACTCCTTGGACACAGACTGCCGCGAGAAGCTGCAGCGACGCATCGAAATGTTCCACAATGCGGACGATACGCTGGCGCTGCCGCCGGAGGACATGCAACAGCTAGTGCAGCAAGTGGTCGCGTCGCCGGCGCGCAAATTCTTCCTTGTGATATTGATGAGCGTCACGGGCCTGATCTTTCTGACGGGCATCTTCCTGGGACGAGCCACCAAACGTGCAATGGGCTTAAAGAATAAATAG